Proteins found in one Canis aureus isolate CA01 chromosome 19, VMU_Caureus_v.1.0, whole genome shotgun sequence genomic segment:
- the CCL25 gene encoding C-C motif chemokine 25 isoform X2: MNLWLLVCLVASLMGAWSTVHTQGVSEDCCLAYHHRARPRLLMRAQGYQRQEVSGSCNLPAVIFFFPKNKMLCVNPRVNWLPNVFKFLDNRNNTHSKQHLGSRRNLQDSHLGGQRSNTGMSRLAHSKSKSSRSTRSNKKKTSFLNMANPGP; this comes from the exons ATGAACTTGTGGCTCCTGGTTTGCTTGGTGGCCAGCCTCATGGGTGCCTGGTCTACTGTCCACACTCAAG GTGTCTCCGAGGACTGCTGCTTAGCCTACCACCACCGTGCTAGGCCCCGCCTGCTCATGCGTGCCCAGGGCTACCAGCGCCAGGAAGTGAGCGGGAGCTGCAACCTGCCTGCTGTGAT atTCTTCTTCCCGAAAAACAAGATGCTGTGTGTGAACCCAAGAGTCAACTGGTTGCCAAATGTGTTTAAGTTTCTGGATAATCGGAACAACACCCACTCAAAGCAGCACCTAGGCTCCCGGAGAAACCTCCAAG ACTCCCATCTGGGAGGTCAGAGGTCGAACACTGGAATGTCCAGGCTAGCACACTCCAAGTCCAAGTCCAGCAGGTCCACCAGAAGCAACAAGAAGAAAACTTCCTTCCTGAACATGGCTAATCCAG GACCGTGA